In Yarrowia lipolytica chromosome 1F, complete sequence, a genomic segment contains:
- a CDS encoding uncharacterized protein (Truncated form of YALI0F06050g, uniprot|Q9UUT7 Yarrowia lipolytica Subunit NUKM of protein NADH:ubiquinone oxidoreductase (Complex I) precursor (EC 1.6.99.3)), whose translation MLRSQIGRLALRPTLVPATVIPQTRAYSAPAGTPRVSSSSMPTDFPLPSQQKPNSAVDYTLTTLDAVANWARQGSFWPVTFGLACCAVEMMHVSAPRYDQDRLGIIFRASPRQSDIMIVAGTLTNKMAPVLRQVYDQMPEPRWVISMGSCANGGGYYHFSYSVVRGCDRIVPVDVYVPGCPPTSEALMYGVFQLQRKMRNTKITRMWYRK comes from the coding sequence ATGCTCAGATCACAGATTGGCCGACTGGCTCTGCGACCGACGCTGGTCCCCGCCACTGTCATCCCCCAGACCCGAGCATACTCCGCTCCCGCTGGAACCCCCCGAgtgtcgtcctcctccatgcCCACCGACTTCCCTCTCCCCTCACAGCAGAAGCCCAACAGCGCCGTCGACTACACCCTGACCACTCTGGATGCCGTGGCCAACTGGGCTCGACAGGGCTCTTTCTGGCCCGTGACCTTCGGTCTGGCGTGCTGTGCCGTCGAAATGATGCACGTGTCTGCCCCCCGGTACGATCAGGATCGTCTGGGTATCATTTTCCGAGCCTCCCCTCGACAGTCCGATATCATGATTGTGGCCGGAACCCTCACAAACAAAATGGCCCCCGTGCTGCGTCAGGTGTACGACCAGATGCCCGAGCCCCGATGGGTCATCTCCATGGGCTCCTGCGCTAACGGTGGTGGATACTACCACTTCTCCTACTCGGTGGTGCGAGGCTGCGACCGAATCGTGCCTGTGGACGTCTACGTTCCCGGATGTCCCCCCACCTCCGAGGCCCTCATGTACGGCgtcttccagctccagcgAAAGATGCGAAACACAAAGATTACCCGAATGTGGTACCGAAAGTAA
- a CDS encoding uncharacterized protein (Compare to YALI0F06061g, gnl|GLV|YALI0F06061g [Yarrowia lipolytica] NADH-ubiquinone reductase complex accessory subunit 10 5 kDa) has protein sequence MVELKPSSAIQRGPLNKGGWDAPHALHNDGAIDRYAHWRTFYQERFKYTRATGKSTLIFLVAFPALIGYVAYQSEGLFEFAGKRRGESVTTRG, from the exons ATGGTCGAACTGAAGCCTAGCAGCGCTATCCAGCGTGGTCCTCTCAACAAGGGCGGATGGGATGCTCCCCACG ccCTCCACAATGACGGTGCCATCGACAGATACGCCCACTGGAGAACCTTCTACCAGGAACGATTCAAGTACACACGAGCCACCGGCAAGTCGACTCTGATCTTCCTGGTCGCTTTCCCCGCTCTGATCGGTTACGTTGCCTACCAGTCCGAGGGTCTCTTTGAGTTTGCCGGCAAGCGACGTGGAGAGTCAGTCACCACTCGAGGTTAG
- a CDS encoding uncharacterized protein (Compare to YALI0F06072g, some similarities with uniprot|Q9C2C5 Neurospora crassa Probable cutinase transcription factor 1 beta and other transcription factors): MKNMVSTHVFPAKNDSYRARKRAHKACDQCKRRRKRCETSNESDKCDPCLQAGLECSLEEAAQKAHDAGAPKKDGPINMVMYQEPEEVVKNEFEGGSTAPATSILGGLGSFQAYNNFGMTQPQQQPTQQVQQQQTPIHQPTPSTHSDDERGRPAQRFTLFHSNTNRSISRASADRRPQSHLSPTVRRAVGATPASPSSPKEDDPVWVKKSTPQLNPHLYAYLSSINAFSMPLKHIRDGLVDIYFEHMDTFLPLVDKTQFLNLHRQGQAPTLLMHAVLLAASRHSQAQTYIQNLRQFAASTASKIRALLFAEVEQDRLTLVRVYALISLHAEGPDGAEQGCSDLQHAIHYSISLGIHHDRPFINKTSLQQLWWSIWCLDRLNSLINARPVIIDSRDVEVSKLDDNSQLPRLVSILGTHESIMNLYRGRNSDVSMKTVTALDIVRHKIQPLDSDSPFLQLVCHTLQLLTYPQTITISTSTVYGAFGNMSTPIALALTFSKNGRTVPLQFSNGPEFQTVLRSASQILHLSKNYSGSLPGLPIVPFSIQLAFIVLVRLFYDRPMPFPDVCGILDMYSDRWWATEAMSMIGGGLLKNESQGQQQNKSQIPNQPQVEAPVRTISPQPMGMASPQSMTMTPSPAPPTVSVNAPSNQNFQLLQQQALDQSMVSHHGQQQHGQQQQQQRQVPMANASQRTSPGSLSNKRKATLTIPQAQIDRYSQHPLARSPMGSAYSEDLGQDSYFSNMNTDFSYGVLGGENVVPPAAPQGDQTPTLSTAMKDEYFSAHRPSLDAGNNGGTDGGGNFYAQNFENINYLDEPSVKLEYDEFQF, translated from the coding sequence ATGAAGAACATGGTTTCGACGCACGTGTTTCCGGCGAAGAACGACTCGTACCGGGCACGTAAGCGCGCGCACAAGGCGTGCGATCAGTGCAAGCGCCGGCGAAAGCGTTGTGAAACCAGCAACGAAAGCGACAAGTGTGATCCGTGTTTGCAGGCTGGTTTGGAGTGTTcgttggaggaggctgctcaGAAGGCCCATGACGCTGGTGCACCAAAGAAGGATGGTCCCATCAATATGGTCATGTACCAGGAGCcggaggaggtggtgaaAAACGAGTTTGAAGGAGGCTCGACAGCTCCGGCCACATCCATCCTGGGAGGACTAGGATCGTTCCAAGCCTACAACAACTTTGGAATGACTCAGCCGCAACAACAGCCTACTCAACAGGTtcaacaacagcagacGCCCATACACCAGCCTACACCGTCCACCCACTCGGATGACGAAAGAGGAAGACCGGCCCAACGATTTACACTGTTCCACagcaacacaaacagaagtATTTCCCGGGCATCAGCAGACCGACGGCCGCAATCGCATCTCTCTCCGACCGTTCGACGAGCAGTGGGGGCCACGCCAGCGTCACCCTCTTCGCCCAAAGAAGACGATCCCGTGTGGGTCAAGAAAAGCACCCCGCAGCTCAACCCCCATCTGTACGCCTACTTGTCGTCGATAAATGCGTTCTCGATGCCGCTCAAACATATCCGGGACGGCCTGGTAGACATATACTTTGAGCATATGGATACTTTTCTGCCATTGGTAGACAAGACGCAGTTTCTCAACCTGCAtcgccaaggacaagcaCCTACCCTACTAATGCACGCTGTCCTGCTCGCTGCTAGTCGACACTCCCAGGCTCAGACCTATATTCAAAACCTGCGTCAGTTTGCAGCTTCTACAGCGTCGAAAATCAGGGCTCTTCTGTTTGCAGAAGTCGAACAGGACCGCCTGACACTGGTGAGAGTCTACGCGTTGATCTCGCTGCACGCAGAGGGACCCGATGGAGCTGAACAGGGTTGTTCAGACCTGCAACACGCCATTCACTACTCTATCTCTCTGGGCATCCACCATGACCGACCCTTCATCAACAAGACGTCTTTGCAACAGCTGTGGTGGTCTATTTGGTGTCTGGATCGACTCAACAGTTTGATTAATGCCCGGCCAGTGATCATagactcacgtgacgtggAAGTATCCAAGCTGGACGACAATTCACAGCTGCCTAGACTAGTCTCCATCCTCGGGACTCATGAAAGTATCATGAACTTGTACCGGGGAAGAAACTCAGACGTGTCCATGAAAACAGTCACGGCCCTTGATATTGTGCGACACAAGATTCAGCCTCTGGATTCAGATTCGCCGTTTCTTCAGCTCGTTTGCCATACTCTTCAGCTTCTGACATACCCTCAGACCATTACAATTTCCACTTCAACAGTCTACGGGGCCTTTGGCAACATGTCAACGCCCATTGCTTTGGCTCTGACGTTCTCCAAAAACGGTCGCACTGTCCCTTTGCAATTTAGCAATGGACCGGAGTTCCAGACAGTGCTCCGGAGCGCTTCTCAGATCCTCCACTTGTCCAAAAACTACTCGGGTTCGCTGCCAGGATTGCCAATTGTCCCCTTCTCGATACAGTTGGCGTttattgtacttgtgaGACTGTTCTACGACCGGCCTATGCCCTTCCCAGACGTCTGTGGCATCCTAGACATGTACTCGGACCGCTGGTGGGCGACCGAGGCCATGAGCATGATCGGAGGAGGGCTGCTAAAGAACGAGAGTCAGGGTCAGCAACAAAATAAGAGCCAGATTCCGAACCAGCCCCAAGTCGAGGCGCCTGTGCGAACGATAAGTCCCCAGCCCATGGGAATGGCGAGTCCGCAGTCAATGACCATGACTCCTAGTCCAGCGCCTCCTACTGTCTCTGTGAACGCTCCTTCGAATCAAAActtccagctgctccagcaacaggcGCTGGACCAGTCGATGGTGTCTCATCACggtcagcagcaacatggacaacagcagcaacaacaaagACAGGTCCCGATGGCTAATGCGAGCCAGCGAACGTCACCTGGATCACTGTCTAACAAACGAAAGGCTACTCTAACCATCCCCCAGGCACAGATCGACCGGTACTCCCAACACCCTCTGGCTCGTTCACCTATGGGATCTGCATACTCGGAGGACCTGGGCCAGGACTCATACTTCTCCAACATGAACACTGACTTTTCATATGGAGTGCTGGGAGGGGAAAATGTGGTGCCcccagctgctcctcagGGCGACCAGACACCTACTCTGTCGACAGCCATGAAGGACGAGTACTTTTCGGCTCATCGGCCGAGTTTGGACGCTGGAAACAATGGAGGAACCGACGGTGGAGGAAACTTTTACGCCCAGAACTTTGAGAACATCAACTACCTTGATGAGCCCTCAGTCAAGTTGGAGTATGATGAGTTTCAGTTTTAA
- a CDS encoding uncharacterized protein (Truncated form of YALI0F06094g, no similarity) has product MYCFNTDAHTLKKIDRSVRPEVMRTVPRAAYRRRSFNRTETDGPATNTTSTVKPAPRKFHTGTTKYISLVPGVPKRHGGVDIFYFGGGDDTQCFNDAFLFNTRTHLFRKVADGASETRPAPRQGHVTINRGVYFYVHGGHNPFTGETFNDMWRFDTVSNKWSEVVYQTPQEAHPAAAYHDGCFCEREGYFLFYGGRYEDGTVCSQMTRFYPETTSWSPVPVFIYNKFTGQGMRVSLGRYGHKIMNGGKWVYILGGDNGDGQVTDMWVFSLSTGVMIRSCYYGVLLKGLSHHTTAFCDGRLYFFGGLNTSAERPEVVCEIRCIELPLSGTCMKEED; this is encoded by the coding sequence ATGTACTGCTTCAACACAGACGCTCACAcgctcaagaagatcgaCCGTAGTGTGCGTCCCGAGGTCATGAGAACTGTTCCTCGAGCCGCATACAGACGTCGGTCCTTCAATCGTACCGAGACCGACGGTCctgccaccaacaccacctcgACAGTGAAGCCTGCTCCCCGAAAGTTCCACACCGGAACCACAAAGTACATTTCTCTCGTGCCTGGCGTCCCCAAGCGACACGGTGGCGTAGACATTTTCTACTTTGGAGGCGGCGACGATACCCAATGCTTCAACGACGCCTTTCTGTTCAACACTCGAACGCATCTGTTCCGAAAGGTGGCCGACGGGGCCTCCGAAACGCGACCTGCTCCTCGACAGGGCCATGTGACTATCAACCGAGGCGTATACTTTTACGTTCATGGCGGTCACAACCCCTTCACCGGCGAGACATTCAACGACATGTGGCGGTTCGACACTGTGAGTAACAAGTGGTCCGAGGTTGTCTACCAGACCCCCCAGGAGGCTCACCCTGCCGCAGCCTATCACGATGGTTGTTTCTGCGAGCGAGAGGGCTACTTTTTGTTCTACGGTGGCCGGTACGAGGACGGAACCGTGTGTTCGCAGATGACCCGGTTCTATCCCGAAACCACCTCGTGGTCTCCCGTGCCCGTCTTCATCTACAACAAGTTCACCGGCCAGGGCATGCGAGTGTCTCTGGGCCGATACGGACACAAGATTATGAACGGCGGCAAGTGGGTTTACATTCTGGGAGGCGACAATGGCGACGGCCAGGTGACGGACATGTGGGTCTTTTCGCTATCCACTGGTGTCATGATCCGGTCTTGTTATTACGGCGTTCTTCTCAAGGGTCTGTCTCATCACACGACAGCCTTTTGCGACGGGCGTCTTTACTTTTTTGGAGGACTCAACACCTCAGCTGAACGGCCCGAGGTGGTTTGTGAGATTCGATGCATCGAGCTGCCTCTATCTGGCACCTGTatgaaggaggaagatTAG
- a CDS encoding uncharacterized protein (Compare to YALI0F06116g, similar to uniprot|P32864 Saccharomyces cerevisiae YOR370c, similar to Saccharomyces cerevisiae MRS6 (YOR370C); ancestral locus Anc_7.10): MSSFSASSVSKRGSIVPPLAEDPAFVDSCDVLICGTGIVESILAAALAWQGSNVAHLDRNSIYGDSSAVLNLDELPRWVDEVNYESAVFSNAKLYQPRPLDSKKYFVDLTPRVLFAKSDMLQLLLKSRVYKYLEFRSLTNFHTYENDSFEKVPASKQDIFTSQQMSPVVKRQLMKFIKFTVEWERLYNVWGPYRDKPVVEFMTKEFQLEQTQIDELVQSIGLCSSNDVATPVALHRIKRYLVSLETYGAFPVVYSMYGSASELSQGFCRSAAVGGAVYKLNATLTGLDVDSKTAIFNDGSKVRWSEKLVVSEAQITEQVRSKIPSSNPEYQINHLTVIVNMDCKEWFAEGEDAAIIVFPVGSLSSGNTKTVQAICYGAESGQVPPGQCIWYLSTVQGGATGQRDLEEALSKMEASILRESTEDFEFQVDQSDVIFTPSGDPVLSSVKLGKSMKDFVPEKKLTYLIKLSYNQKTSIPPLEESIKDVAKNDGDESPVIVTSGAPTEITYDGIVEQVKKIYAQIVGSDDDFFDVDFEDDEEDELTGMAKQNKKQEDDDHVPDFGDDMEL, from the coding sequence ATGTCTTCTTTCTCAGCATCATCGGTATCCAAACGAGGATCAATTGTGCCGCCACTGGCAGAGGACCCCGCGTTTGTAGACTCTTGCGACGTGCTCATCTGTGGCACGGGCATCGTCGAGTCAATTCTTGCGGCCGCCCTCGCATGGCAGGGCTCCAACGTGGCTCATCTGGACCGCAACTCCATCTACGGTGACTCGTCGGCAGTACTCAATCTCGATGAGCTCCCTAGATGGGTGGACGAGGTCAATTACGAGTCCgccgtcttctccaacgCCAAGTTGTACCAGCCCCGACCCCTGGACTCCAAAAAGTACTTTGTGGACCTGACCCCACGGGTGCTGTTTGCCAAGTCGGACATGCTGcaactgctgctcaagagccgggtctacaagtatctggAGTTCCGGTCACTCACCAACTTCCACACGTACGAAAACGACAGCTTCGAAAAGGTGCCGGCGTCCAAACAGGACATCTTCACGTCCCAGCAAATGTCGCCCGTCGTTAAGCGTCAGCTCATGAAGTTCATCAAGTTCACCGTCGAGTGGGAACGTCTCTACAACGTCTGGGGACCCTACCGAGACAAGCCCGTTGTCGAGTTCATGACCAAGGAGTTCCAGCTGGAACAGACCCAAATCGATGAGCTGGTCCAGTCCATTGGCCTGTGTTCTTCCAACGATGTCGCCACCCCCGTCGCCCTCCACCGTATCAAGCGGTACCTGGTCTCCCTCGAGACCTACGGCGCGTTTCCCGTGGTTTACTCCATGTACGGATCTGCCTCCGAGCTGTCGCAGGGATTCTGTCGATCAGCCGCTGTCGGCGGAGCCGTATACAAGCTCAACGCAACCCTCACCGGGCTCGACGTGGACTCCAAGACGGCTATCTTCAACGATGGCTCCAAGGTGCGATGGtccgagaagctggtggtGTCCGAGGCCCAGATCACCGAGCAGGTGCGCTCCAAGATCCCTTCGTCCAACCCTGAGTACCAGATCAACCATCTTACGGTAATTGTCAACATGGACTGCAAGGAGTGGTTCGCCGAGGGCGAGGACGCGGCCATCATCGTGTTCCCCGTGGGCTCTCTGTCGTCCGGCAACACTAAGACTGTGCAGGCCATCTGCTACGGTGCCGAGTCTGGCCAGGTTCCTCCTGGTCAATGTATCTGGTACCTCTCCACTGTCCAGGGAGGAGCCACAGGCCAGCGGGACCTAGAGGAGGCACTGTCCAAGATGGAGGCATCGATTCTGCGGGAGTCGACCGAGGACTTTGAGTTCCAGGTGGACCAGTCGGATGTTATTTTCACGCCGTCCGGCGACCCCGTGCTATCGTCCGTGAAGCTCGGCAAGTCCATGAAGGATTTTGTAcccgagaagaagctgacGTATCTGATCAAGCTGTCGTACAACCAGAAGACGTCGATTCCGccgctggaggagagcaTCAAGGATGTTGCTAAGAACGATGGAGACGAGAGTCCTGTGATTGTGACCTCAGGTGCACCAACGGAAATCACCTATGACGGCATTGTGGAGcaggtcaagaagatctACGCGCAGATCGTGGGTTCAGACGACGACTTTTTTGACGTTGACtttgaagacgacgaggaggacgagctgACGGGAATGGCCAAGCAGAAtaagaagcaggaggacgacgatcACGTGCCCGACTTTGGCGATGACATGGAGCTGTAA